The genomic interval TCATGCAATACTTAAACTGCATGAGCTTTCTTTAAAAACTTAAATTATTCTATAATTTTATAAGCGCTTTTGTTTTCTGGGCACTTTCTGAAGCAATTCGGATAAAATAATTTCCGCTTTGTAAATCAGATAGATCCATATCAATTACATGAGCTCCCCTCAGCATTCTACCAGATTGTAAGACTTTGATTTCAGAACCAATACTATCAAATACGGTGACCCTAATATACTCATCGTTACTTTCAAATTTAATCTGTGTAGATTCTTGAGCTGGATTAGGATAAGCCTCAAAACTTAATGCAAAATCCCTATCGTAATCGCTTACTGATGTAGGTGAGCATCCTTCGATTACCGGTAATTTCTGAAAATCTTTAAATAAAATCTGACTTACGACTGCTGGTTCTACTTCGAACCAATCTATCAATATAGAAGCATAGACAGATCTAAAGTCATATTGCATTGCTACGCCTTCATCATTTGTTACACTTGCATTAATTGTTGGATTATTACCAAGAATCCCTGGATTTACACAATTACCAAATAAAAACATTGGTGCAGCAGAACCATGATCACAACCTGTAGAATCATTTGCTTTGATACGTCTTCCGAACTCAGAAAATGTCATACCAAGCACTCTTTTTTGATTTCCAGATTTTTCGATTTCAGTTTGGAAACCAGCAATTGCATCAGATACTTGTTTTAATAAATCAGCATGGACACCAATTTCATGATCCGCAGGATCACATTGATTTGCATGCGTATCAAATCCTCCTACTTGAACTACATACACTTTGGTTTTCATGCCCCCTTTAATCAATTGAGCAACAATATTTAGTTGATCTAAGAGCCGATTCCCAGTTGTGGCAATGGTACCTCCAGCATTTGTAAAAGCATCTTTTATAACATCTGTATAATCATTTGTTTGCTTTAATGTTTCCATCAAATATTTCAACTCATTTCCATAATTAGTTGCTGGAATTGATGAAGGAAATGCAGGTTCGGCTATCTGTGCTAAAGTTGCAGGATCATTAATCGCAAGACTAAAATTTGCTATTGGCCCCTGGCAAGTTTGGGAAACCAACGAACCTATAGTTATTGCCAGAGGGTCTGGAACTTGAGCGCTAGGATATCCGGTAGGATAATCTGCATGATTTTGCACATAATATCTACCTAGCCATCCTGTAGTTTCTACTTGTTCTGCACTGGATCCTGAAGTCCAAATATCTGTTGATCTAAAATGCGATCTATTTTGATTAGGATAACCAACAGATTGAATCAATTTAACTTTAGCAGCATCAAACAAACTCTTTAGACTTGTCATCGAAGGGTGCAAAGCAAGATCATCCCGCAATTTTAGACCAAGACTTTCTTTGATCATTATTTTACTTCTCGCAATTGCTAAATTTGAATATTGATCTAATGGTAACACCATATTTAAACCATCATTACCTCCAGTCATTTGAATTAATACCAGGATTTTGTCATTTTCCGGACTTACAAAATCTAAAAATGAATTTCTGGCTACAGCACTAACTGGAATACCATTTATAAGCATGGGCACAGTGGCCAGTGAACTTACCTGAAGAAAGGTCCTTCTTTTCATATAGAACGATTTTTTAGATTAACTTAAATAATATTCAGGCATAGATAATAAGGACACAAACAGCGGTTTAAGCCTTGTTTCAACGACTGTTTTTGCTTGTGCATTTGTTGGATTTGAACTGTAATTATTCCACATCGTAGCCCATTGAGCTTCCGTATTGGTGCCTAATAATTTATTTTTTAAAAAATCTAATTGATTTTGAAAAATAGTTTGAGGCAACAAATGTGTGGTAATGTCTGATATTAACTTCGTTGCATCCGCAGGATTTGAGAATGCACTAACATATGCAACAAGGTCTAATCCAAAGAGTCCATTTGCATTTCTTATTCGAACTGTTTTAGTAGCCATTCCGGATGTGAATGTATTGCGGATTGGAAGGGTTACAGAATTTACCCAAATTTCATGAAAACTTGGCTCTTGATAATAAGGAGTCCATCCAGCTACACTTGGAATATCAAAATACACTTGTTGCATACCCATAGTACCACGGTATAAATAGAGGAATACATTATATTTTTCCTCAAGATCAGTGGGCGGCTTAAACTTCATTGTTTTTAAAGTATTAAACACAAACTCATACGGAGGGCGAATCATAGCGCCCAATGCCTCTTGAGTATAGAAATGATCGCTGGCAAGTAATGCCCGAACTACAGGCGCAATATCAAAGTTGTTTGCAGTTAAAATATCCGCAAGTCCATTTACGATATCTGTTTCAATACTTGCATTTACTTTATAATATACAAAATAACGATACAATTTTCTGCAAATAAAAGTCGCAGCTTCTGGTTTTGTAAAAATTGCATTAATTACTTGCTTGTATTCATCCTTACCTCCATTAGAAATACTGATACCAGGAAATCTTGCAGATAATAGTTTTACGGTCGTATCATGAAGGTTAGGATTAAAATCAGCATAAGGGTAAAAAGATTCATTTTGTCTGTCTGATTTAATTACCCAACCCGTAAGTGCTTTCGCAAAAGCTAATACATCTATTTCCGTAAATGTGGTATAATCTCCAGGGCCTGCTAACTCCCCTTTTCCTAAAGTAAATAACTCCATTAATTCTCTGGCAAAATTCTCATTAGGAGCTATTTTCGTATTTTGAACCCCATTTAGATAAACCAGCATGGCTTTATCAACGGTTATAAGTTCTGTTAGTGCTTTAAAATTTCCTAGGCAATTGGATCTAAGCAAAGAAATATATTCATAATTGTAACGAGGATCATAAACTTCAGAAACCACAAAATGATTATGCCAGAACAAAGTCATTTTTTCAATTAATGAAACGTTTTCATTGAAAATTTGCTCCATAAGCCAAGCTGTTAAAGAATTCTGCTTTGATTGGACATTTGCTTGAATTCCTGGATTCAATTTAGCTCTTACCCAAACATCCCCTTTATTTAGATCAGGATCATCCGGGGTATCCGTATAAATTACTGGTGCGGGTGGCAAAGCTTGTGACTGAAGCAATTTGTCAAGTGTTTTATCCAGACCATCTGAAACAGCCTGTAAAATCTGGTCGTGACTTGGGCCAAACATAGCTCTGCGCAATAAATGAGCGGCGTTTGCATAGTTCCAAGTACCGGCATATGGGCTTAACCCTGCACCCAAGGGCAAAGAATCTTCCTGTAACCGATTGCCAACTGTAGCGGCAGTCTCTACTCCGAGGAATTTTCTAATTGTGGTCCTTCTATCCATAAGACAACGAATTTTACTTAATGATTAAAAATTATTCAATTACATATAAGACTTCTCTTAAGTGTATTGGTTTAACAAAGATTATAAAATTTTTAACTATATTTTTCAATAATATTTGAACGCAAGCTGGATTTTCGATTTAATATAAACAAACAGCTATGAATTTGTGTGATCAATAATTCTATTTTGAAAGTAGGATGAAGAGGAATTGGAGACCAGAATACCAGGCAGAAATCCTTCAGATTCAATAAAAAGCTTAATTTTTAATTAGCTTTGCGGCGTTCTTATGAAAATTGTAACAGACATCGCTATTATTGGTGCCGGACCTTGCGGATTATTTGCAGTTTTTGAAGCTGGATTACTTAAAATGCGTTGTCATTTGATTGATTATCTGGCTGTTCCCGGTGGACAATTAGCCGAAATTTATCCTAAAAAACCAATTTATGATATCCCTGGATATCCAGAAATATTAGCAAAAGACTTGGTAGATAATTTAATGAAACAAATAGAACCATTTCATCCAGGCTTTACACTTGGTGAGCGTGCAGAGAACATTATTAAATTAGAAGATAGTTCCTTTGAAATAACAACAAATTTAAACACTACAATTAACGCAAAAGTAATTGCTATTGCAGGTGGACTTGGATGTTTTGAACCGCGAAAGCCTGAAATTGAGAATATAGAATACTATGAAAATAGGGGTATCGATTATATTATCAAGGATCCAATTAAATATCAAAATAAAAGAGTAATTATTGCAGGAGGAGGAGATTCAGCTCTCGACTGGTGTATTTATTTGGCAAATTTAACATCAGACCTAACATTAGTACATCGACGTTCTGAATTCAGAGCAGCACCAGAATCGGTTTCGAAAATCGAACAATTAGTAGCTGAAAAAAAACTAAAACTTTACCTTAGTTCTGAACTTGAAAAAATTAATGGCTTGCATAAATTAGAGTCAATAACAATAAAAACAAAAGAATCAGAAGTTATACTAGAAACTGATTATCTAATTCCCTTGTTTGGATTAAGTCCGAAACTTGGCCCGATAGCAAATTGGGGTCTCAATGTAGATAAAAATGCTATCGATGTTAATACTTTAGATTATAGTACAAATATTGATGGTATTTATGCAATCGGTGATATTAATAGTTATTCTGGAAAATTAAAACTTATATTATGTGGATTTCATGAAGCAACATTAATGATGCAATCTGCATATAAAATTGTAAACAAAGGAAAAAAACCAAGCTTTAAATACACTACTGTGACTGGAATAAATAGTATTTAATTCAATTCACTTTTAGTTGCAAGACCGCACATGGAGTTTATAAATATTTATATTCGCGATAGAAGTAAAACAGATCATATAATTGAACTTCCTAATGATCCTGCATATTCTCTCATGGAAATGCTACGCGCCGCAGAGCTTCCAATATTAGGTACCTGCGGAGGAATGGCGTTGTGCGCTTCCTGTCATATATACATTCTTTCAAGCCATAAATTGCCTAATAAAAATAATGCTGAAGAACAATTACTAGATTCACTTATCAACAGTAAAGAAAATAGTCGACTGGCTTGTCAACTTCATATCCATGAATCTTTAGATCAATTGATCATAGAAATTGCAGAACTCTAAATGCCAAATACGAATCCAAACCAAAAAGCTTATCTGGCATTAGTGCTCGTTTGCATTATTTGGGGAACTACATATTTAGTTAATAAATTAGGAGTAACCCAAATGCCACCTTTGTTTTTTACTTCTATTCGACAATTAATTGCAGGATCTATTTTAATTGCATTTCTTATTATTATCAAAGGTGAAAAATGGCCTGATAAAAATTTTTTATATATGCAAACCATCTTAGGCTTTTTATTAATAAGCTGTGGCAATGGATTAGGCATATTCGGACTTCAATATATTGATAGTGGAATTTCAGCAATACTTGCAACGTTCTCCCCTATTTTAATTGCATTTTTAATGTCCATCTTAAAATCTAGTCATTCCATTTCTCGATGGACTTGGATTGGATTATGTTTAGGCACATTAGGAATCATTATTATTTGCCTTCAAAAAATTGGGACACATCCTGGAAAGAGTTCTATAATTGGAATCTTATTTACGATGGCATCTGTAATTGCGTGGGCATTTGGTTCTGTTTATAGTAAGTTACATAAAAATACCTACCCTCCATTTATGTCTGCAGGCTTTCAAATGTTTATAGGTGGAATTCCTGTGTTTATTCTTTCCTTGATTATCGAAAAGCCCTTAGGATTTCAGATTGAACAAAGCCATTTAATGATCTGGGCATACACCATAATTATTGGATCACTGGTCGCATATTCCTGCTATATCTATGCATTAAATCACTTGCCTGTAACTTTAGTTAGTATTCATACTTATATTAATCCAATTATTGCTATTTTATTAGGAACCTTTATTTTAAATGAATCTCTTAATATTTACATTATCATTGGTGCACTTGTTACATTCACGGGTGTTTATATTGTTACCCGACACCGAAGCTGAGTGATTCAAATAATTTCTTAAATTTAAACAAATCACTTTCAATCATTTCATAAAAAGTATTATTGCTTGATCTGTTTTATAATGAGGCATCAAATACTTTGCGCTGGATCATTTTATGAATTTCATTTAATATATTTGCTTTAATTTCTTGCTCTAAAACCGGATCGATCCGAATTAATTTAAACTGAAGTTTATAACGCACTTCATCCTTTCCCAAATTGGCAATTCTGAAATTACTTGATTTCGCTTCATAATGCGGCGAATAAATATATAATACTTCATTAATTTTTGCTTCAATTTCAGCTTTAGATAAATTTACTGAATTTGCTATTATAAAATCTAAATTGTATTTCCTGATTTCCTTTTGTGTAAAATTTACAATGTCACTGTAATAGGCTTTGGTATTCGCAATATAGATAATATCATCTTCATCATTTTGCAATACTATTTTATGTATATTTAGATCAACAACTTTTCCTTTTTGATCCCCAATTCTAACATAGTCGCCGATAGCTAATTCTCTTGAAAAGCTAATATTAAACCCACAAATGACATCTGTAACTAGTTCTTTAGAAATAATTGCAATAGCTGCTGCCACAATACTTAGAGATGTTAGCAATTCATGAAAATGAAAGCCAAAAAAGCCTAATACCATAACTGCAACACCTATTCCACTCAGTAAGTAATATATATTTTGCAAACCAATAATTACATTGTCAGAATATTTATGTCCAAACTTTTTTCGTTTTCGATAAATAAATTGGCAAAAACGAATGACTAAATTTATAGAAGTCCAGAAAATAAGAAAACTAATCAAGGAATGTACTATACTGGAATTTGCTAATAATGACTTAAGTAATTCAGAGCCAAGCCCTTGTTGCAATGCAATCAATACTAACAGAACAACAATCTTGATGACAAATTTAAAAATATTCATTTTCGTTTAGTAAAATAACAAATTTGCTTAATTCGGTTTGAAATGTATGTTTTTGAAATTCAGCTATCTAATTGTTCAAAATCAGATAATCCGTGTAAATTTACGAAACCCTTATACTTAAACCATTCTTATGTTGGGAATTGATTTGGATATTCATGGAACTTTGGCAATTTTATGTATTCTATGCATTTTAACTGTCTGTATTTTTGAATTTGTTAATGGCTTTCATGATACCGCCAATGCGGTAGCCACCGTGATTTATACAAAAAGCCTTAAGCCTATACCGGCAGTCATTTGGTCTGGTATTATGAATTTTTTAGGTGTGTTGACCAGCTCTTATTTATTTGGAATGGCTGTAGCAAGCAAAATTGCTTCCCTGTTACCTCTTGAGTCTGTATTGTCTCAAAATATTAATGAAGCAATTGCTATGATCGTATCTGCATTAATAGGGGCTATTCTCTGGAACCTAGGGACATGGTATTATGGTATTCCTTGTTCTAGCTCTCATACTATGATTGGTTCCTTATTAGGAGTCGGCATCGTATTTTCACTATTACCTGAAAGTGGCAATAAGGTGGGTGTTAATTGGAGTGAAGCTTTAAAAATTGGAAATTCTTTATTGGTGTCTCCAATTTTTGGATTTACAATGGCAATTGCTCTTATGTTTATTTTAAAATCCTTTATAAAAGATAAAACGATTTTTAAAGAGCCAGAAAATAATGAGCCACCACCACCCTGGTTGCGATTTATTTTAATTTGTACCTGCACATTGGTCAGCTTTTTCCACGGTAG from Saprospiraceae bacterium carries:
- a CDS encoding DUF1501 domain-containing protein; the encoded protein is MKRRTFLQVSSLATVPMLINGIPVSAVARNSFLDFVSPENDKILVLIQMTGGNDGLNMVLPLDQYSNLAIARSKIMIKESLGLKLRDDLALHPSMTSLKSLFDAAKVKLIQSVGYPNQNRSHFRSTDIWTSGSSAEQVETTGWLGRYYVQNHADYPTGYPSAQVPDPLAITIGSLVSQTCQGPIANFSLAINDPATLAQIAEPAFPSSIPATNYGNELKYLMETLKQTNDYTDVIKDAFTNAGGTIATTGNRLLDQLNIVAQLIKGGMKTKVYVVQVGGFDTHANQCDPADHEIGVHADLLKQVSDAIAGFQTEIEKSGNQKRVLGMTFSEFGRRIKANDSTGCDHGSAAPMFLFGNCVNPGILGNNPTINASVTNDEGVAMQYDFRSVYASILIDWFEVEPAVVSQILFKDFQKLPVIEGCSPTSVSDYDRDFALSFEAYPNPAQESTQIKFESNDEYIRVTVFDSIGSEIKVLQSGRMLRGAHVIDMDLSDLQSGNYFIRIASESAQKTKALIKL
- a CDS encoding DUF1800 domain-containing protein, giving the protein MDRRTTIRKFLGVETAATVGNRLQEDSLPLGAGLSPYAGTWNYANAAHLLRRAMFGPSHDQILQAVSDGLDKTLDKLLQSQALPPAPVIYTDTPDDPDLNKGDVWVRAKLNPGIQANVQSKQNSLTAWLMEQIFNENVSLIEKMTLFWHNHFVVSEVYDPRYNYEYISLLRSNCLGNFKALTELITVDKAMLVYLNGVQNTKIAPNENFARELMELFTLGKGELAGPGDYTTFTEIDVLAFAKALTGWVIKSDRQNESFYPYADFNPNLHDTTVKLLSARFPGISISNGGKDEYKQVINAIFTKPEAATFICRKLYRYFVYYKVNASIETDIVNGLADILTANNFDIAPVVRALLASDHFYTQEALGAMIRPPYEFVFNTLKTMKFKPPTDLEEKYNVFLYLYRGTMGMQQVYFDIPSVAGWTPYYQEPSFHEIWVNSVTLPIRNTFTSGMATKTVRIRNANGLFGLDLVAYVSAFSNPADATKLISDITTHLLPQTIFQNQLDFLKNKLLGTNTEAQWATMWNNYSSNPTNAQAKTVVETRLKPLFVSLLSMPEYYLS
- a CDS encoding NAD(P)/FAD-dependent oxidoreductase, producing the protein MKIVTDIAIIGAGPCGLFAVFEAGLLKMRCHLIDYLAVPGGQLAEIYPKKPIYDIPGYPEILAKDLVDNLMKQIEPFHPGFTLGERAENIIKLEDSSFEITTNLNTTINAKVIAIAGGLGCFEPRKPEIENIEYYENRGIDYIIKDPIKYQNKRVIIAGGGDSALDWCIYLANLTSDLTLVHRRSEFRAAPESVSKIEQLVAEKKLKLYLSSELEKINGLHKLESITIKTKESEVILETDYLIPLFGLSPKLGPIANWGLNVDKNAIDVNTLDYSTNIDGIYAIGDINSYSGKLKLILCGFHEATLMMQSAYKIVNKGKKPSFKYTTVTGINSI
- a CDS encoding 2Fe-2S iron-sulfur cluster binding domain-containing protein; this encodes MEFINIYIRDRSKTDHIIELPNDPAYSLMEMLRAAELPILGTCGGMALCASCHIYILSSHKLPNKNNAEEQLLDSLINSKENSRLACQLHIHESLDQLIIEIAEL
- a CDS encoding EamA family transporter — translated: MPNTNPNQKAYLALVLVCIIWGTTYLVNKLGVTQMPPLFFTSIRQLIAGSILIAFLIIIKGEKWPDKNFLYMQTILGFLLISCGNGLGIFGLQYIDSGISAILATFSPILIAFLMSILKSSHSISRWTWIGLCLGTLGIIIICLQKIGTHPGKSSIIGILFTMASVIAWAFGSVYSKLHKNTYPPFMSAGFQMFIGGIPVFILSLIIEKPLGFQIEQSHLMIWAYTIIIGSLVAYSCYIYALNHLPVTLVSIHTYINPIIAILLGTFILNESLNIYIIIGALVTFTGVYIVTRHRS
- a CDS encoding mechanosensitive ion channel, with translation MNIFKFVIKIVVLLVLIALQQGLGSELLKSLLANSSIVHSLISFLIFWTSINLVIRFCQFIYRKRKKFGHKYSDNVIIGLQNIYYLLSGIGVAVMVLGFFGFHFHELLTSLSIVAAAIAIISKELVTDVICGFNISFSRELAIGDYVRIGDQKGKVVDLNIHKIVLQNDEDDIIYIANTKAYYSDIVNFTQKEIRKYNLDFIIANSVNLSKAEIEAKINEVLYIYSPHYEAKSSNFRIANLGKDEVRYKLQFKLIRIDPVLEQEIKANILNEIHKMIQRKVFDASL